From Rhodamnia argentea isolate NSW1041297 chromosome 10, ASM2092103v1, whole genome shotgun sequence, a single genomic window includes:
- the LOC115745793 gene encoding uncharacterized protein LOC115745793 has translation MTKRKRSPFSSSPPFFFPIFLPKKKTREMIALKNLHTSFSPADPPTFRHPNPKRKRPTLSLCRCRHDGPSSSDPAPPPPRPEGDARKQELLARIAMLQAQKVRLTDYLDERSAYLAQFGEEAGAEFDKIGEDALRGLDEAGNRILENIESRMQAFEESMEVNRMEIEESDNKLAEFEGRVEAGRNEGLFFKSLAQKKPVEKAKAKEEAKKIQDVTKQSAGSRTRRNIYLVLIGIVVAGIADSFISSSSDWRKVAVLGAILVALITQFAYEQGMLSETEQMEKERSSREDK, from the exons atgacaaaaaggaagagaagtcccttctcttcatctcctcctttcttcttccccattTTTCTACCGAAGAAAAAGACTCGAGAGATGATCGCCCTTAAAAACCTGCACACCTCCTTCTCCCCCGCCGACCCGCCCACCTTCCGTCACCCCAACCCCAAGAGGAAGCGCCCGACTCTCTCCCTGTGCAGATGCAGGCACGACGGCCCGTCCTCCTCCGACCCCGCTCCTCCTCCCCCCCGGCCGGAGGGAGACGCCCGGAAGCAAGAGCTGCTGGCCCGGATCGCGATGCTCCAGGCGCAGAAGGTCCGGCTCACCGACTACCTGGACGAGCGGTCGGCCTACCTGGCCCAGTTCGGCGAGGAGGCCGGCGCCGAGTTCGACAAGATCGGGGAGGACGCGCTCCGAGGCCTCGACGAAGCGGGTAACCGG ATATTGGAGAACATAGAGAGCCGAATGCAAGCATTTGAAGAATCCATGGAGGTCAACAGAATGGAGATCGAGGAGAGCGACAACAAGCTGGCGGAATTCGAGGGACGGGTCGAGGCAGGCCGCAACGAGGGCCTCTTCTTCAAGAGCCTCGCCCAGAAGAAGCCGGTCGAGAAGGCGAAAGCCAAGGAGGAGGCCAAGAAGATCCAGGACGTCACGAAACAGAGCGCCGGGTCGAGAACCCGAAGGAACATCTACCTCGTGCTCATCGGCATCGTGGTCGCGGGCATCGCCGATTCCTTCATCTCGTCCTCGTCCGATTGGAGAAAAGTCGCGGTCCTCGGGGCGATTCTAGTGGCTTTGATCACTCAGTTCGCATACGAGCAGGGGATGCTGTCGGAAACAGAGCAGATGGAGAAAGAGAGATCCAGTCGAGAAGATAAGTAA
- the LOC115745752 gene encoding protein NRT1/ PTR FAMILY 8.1-like — MDIMAEEDVYTKDGTVNIRRDPADKTKTGNWKACRFILGNECCERLAYYGMGTNLVNYLQKRLNQGNVAASNNVTNWSGTCYITPLIGAFLADSYLGRYWTIASFSMVYVLGMTLLTLSASVPGLKPSCENGECHATTSQTAACFVALYLIALGTGGIKPCVSSFGADQFDEMDEAERKKKSSFFNWFYLSINIGALIASSVLVWIQMNVGWGWGFGIPAVAMAIAIVFFFSGSRLYRIQKPGGSPLTRIAQVMAASFRKMKVEVPADKTHLYETADAECNIKGSRKLEHTDELQFFDKAAVEIPTDNIKGNTDPWRLCTVTQVEELKSIIRLLPVWASGIVFATVYSQMSTMFVLQGNTLDQHMGPNFKIPSASLSLFDTVSVIFWAPVYDRIIVSYARKFTGKERGFTQLQRMGIGLVISIFAMVVAGILEVIRLAIVKKNNYYDLEYIPMSIFWQVPQYFLVGCAEVFTFIGQLEFFYDQAPDAMRSLCSALSLTTVALGNYLSTLLVTIVTKVTTRNGKLGWIPDNLNRGHLDYFYWLLAILSLLNFLVYLWIAKRFTYKKATGVAH; from the exons ATGGATATCATGGCCGAAGAGGATGTATACACTAAAGACGGGACGGTGAACATCCGTCGTGATCCTGCTGACAAGACGAAAACTGGAAACTGGAAGGCGTGCCGCTTTATCCTGG GAAACGAATGTTGTGAAAGGTTGGCCTACTATGGCATGGGCACCAATTTGGTGAACTATCTCCAAAAACGCCTAAACCAGGGTAATGTTGCTGCATCAAATAATGTTACCAATTGGTCAGGGACCTGCTATATTACTCCGCTGATCGGAGCCTTTCTAGCGGATTCATATTTGGGACGATATTGGACAATAGCCAGCTTTTCAATGGTTTACGTTCTG GGGATGACGCTGTTAACGTTATCTGCTTCTGTTCCTGGACTAAAGCCTTCCTGTGAAAATGGTGAGTGCCATGCTACGACATCCCAAACTGCAGCATGCTTTGTGGCACTGTATTTGATTGCTCTTGGCACCGGTGGAATCAAGCCTTGTGTTTCATCCTTTGGTGCCGATCAATTTGATGAAATGGATGAAGctgagaggaaaaagaagagttCGTTCTTTAATTGGTTTTACTTGTCAATCAACATCGGCGCACTTATTGCATCCTCGGTCTTGGTGTGGATTCAAATGAATGTTGGTTGGGGATGGGGATTTGGAATCCCAGCAGTTGCAATGGCCATTGCTATTGTATTTTTCTTCTCCGGTAGCCGGTTGTACAGGATACAGAAACCTGGAGGCAGTCCCCTCACAAGGATTGCTCAGGTAATGGCCGCATCCTTCAGAAAAATGAAGGTAGAAGTTCCAGCTGACAAGACTCATCTCTATGAGACAGCAGATGCAGAATGCAATATCAAAGGAAGTCGCAAACTTGAGCACACAGACGAGTTGCA ATTCTTTGACAAGGCTGCTGTCGAGATCCCAACCGATAACATAAAGGGGAACACAGATCCCTGGCGTCTTTGCACAGTCACACAAGTGGAGGAACTTAAATCAATCATCAGGTTGCTTCCAGTATGGGCATCTGGAATAGTCTTTGCGACCGTGTACAGCCAGATGAGCACGATGTTTGTTCTTCAAGGAAACACTTTGGACCAGCACATGGGGCCAAACTTCAAGATCCCATCggcttccctctctctctttgacaCCGTGAGTGTCATCTTCTGGGCTCCTGTGTATGACCGAATTATCGTCTCCTATGCCAGGAAATTCACTGGCAAGGAACGCGGGTTCACTCAGCTGCAGCGGATGGGCATCGGCCTCGTGATTTCTATCTTCGCCATGGTTGTTGCGGGGATTTTGGAAGTCATTCGTCTTGCCATTGTCAAGAAGAACAACTACTACGATCTCGAGTACATCCCCATGTCGATCTTCTGGCAGGTCCCTCAGTACTTTCTCGTCGGGTGTGCCGAGGTTTTCACTTTTATCGGGCAGTTGGAGTTTTTCTATGACCAGGCCCCGGATGCAATGAGAAGCTTGTGCTCTGCGCTCTCTCTTACCACCGTGGCATTGGGAAATTACCTGAGCACTTTGCTTGTGACCATCGTGACAAAAGTGACCACCCGAAACGGGAAGCTTGGATGGATTCCTGATAATCTGAACAGGGGCCATCTCGACTATTTCTACTGGCTCTTGGCGATCCTGAGCCTGCTTAACTTCTTGGTTTATCTCTGGATTGCAAAGCGTTTTACCTACAAGAAAGCGACGGGGGTTGCCCATTGA